TGATTGCTGTAATATTATGGTATGGTGGTAATCTGGTACTAACTGCAGACCCTAATCTAGCTCTAGACAGTAGTAGTTTTATAATATACATGGGATTGGCTTATAACATTTTAACACCTGCTAAAGCGATTTCTCGTGGTCTTTACAACATTAAAAAAGGAGGTGCAGCTGCAGAACGGATTCAAGAAATTATCGATACACCAAATCCTTTAAAGGACATAGACAATGCCATTGTAAAAAATAGTTTTGATTCTGAAATTGAATTCAAAAACATTTCTTTTAAATATCAAGATGAGTATGTTTTAAAAGATTTCTCTTTAAAAATTCCAAAAGGAAAAACTGTTGCTCTGGTAGGACAATCTGGAAGTGGAAAATCTACCATCGCTAATCTTATAACACGTTTTTACGATGTAAACAAAGGCAATATTTTAATTGATGGTATTGATATTCGAGATTTAACAACAAGCTCTTTAAGAAGTCAACTTGGTATTGTAACCCAAGATGCTATCCTTTTTAATGATAGCATCAAAAACAACCTGAAATTAGGAAAAGAGAATGCTACCGATGAAGACGTTATTGACGCTCTAAAAATTGCTAATGCCTGGGAATTTGTAAAAGATTTACCAAAAGGTATTGAAACAAATATTGGAGACTCTGGAAACAAACTTTCTGGCGGACAAAAACAACGCCTTAGTATTGCGCGTGCTGTTCTTAAAAGCCCTCCTATTATGGTTTTAGATGAAGCAACCTCTGCTTTAGATACTGAAAGCGAACGCTTAGTACAAGTAGCATTAGAAAATATGATGAAGAACAGAACTTCTATTGTTATAGCACATAGACTTTCTACCATTCAAAATGCCGATGAAATTGTAGTCCTAAATAAAGGAGAAATTGTAGAACAAGGAAAGCATAATGAGCTAATTGATAAAAAAGGTGTTTATCAAAAATTAGTAGATATGCAAAGCTTCGAATAAACAATTACAAAAGGTATAAAATATAAAAAAGGATAGAGATTTGGGTTTCTATCCTTTTTTTTGTTCTTGTTAGACTTGGGGACGACTAACAACATAAGTAGGTTTCTGATACAAATATATATTAAATAAACATTTCTGACAAGAAAAAATGCGTTTAATCGAATTTTAAATACACTTAATCGATCTTTTATATTTCAAGTAACTGAATAACAACTACTTAGGTTTTTATATGTTTTAAAAATAATTAAGGTTAAACTTTTAGTATATTTAGTAGTCTAAAACGAAACTACTTTTGTGACTGACGAAGTACAATTAATAGAACAACTTAAATCAGAAAGCCAAAGAGAACAAGCCTTTCGTGTATTAATAACACTTTACAAAGAACGCTTGTATTGGCACATCCGTAATATTGTAAAGTCGCATGACGATACAGATGATGTGCTTCAAAATACATTTATAAAAATTTATAAAAATATTCATAACTTTAAAGGAGATAGCAAACTCTTTTCATGGATGTATCGCATTGCAACTAACGAGTCTATAACATTCATAAATAAAAACGCAAAACGATTACAAACAACTAATGAAGAAGTACAACAATTAGCCATAAACAATTTAACTTCCGATGTATATTTTGAAGGCAGTGAAATTCAATTAAAATTGCAAAAAGCGATAGCAACACTACCGGAAAAACAACAATTGGTTTTTAATATGAAATATTTTGAAGATATAAAATATAAAGATATGGCAGATATTTTAGAAACAAGCGAAGGTGCTCTAAAAGCATCCTACCATATCGCCGTAAAAAAAATAGAAATCTATTTAACTAAAGATTAAACCTTTAACAAAAAAAATAGTCTTATTAATAAGATGCAAAAAAAGAACATAAATAATATTAACGAAACTGGATTTAAAGTACCTAAAGATTACTTTAATACTCTTGAAGATTCTATTTTAAGTGAAATAAAACTTAAAGAACTATCTAGTGTTTCTGGTTTTAAAACACCCAAAGATTATTTTGAAACTTTGGAAGACCGTATTATTGAAAAAACCTCAAATAAAAAAACACCAAAAGTAATATCGATATTTAATAAAAGAAACCTCGTTTACATATCCAGTGTTGCTGCAGCTGTGTTATTACTTTTTAATTTATCAATTTTTAAAAACACCACTACTTGGGCGTCATTAGATACTGAAACGGTTGAAGATTACATGATGAGCGAAGATGTTTTAGACTCTTACGAAATAGCATCATTACTAACAACCGAGGAGCTCAATAATGCTGATTTTATAGAAATTGATTTTAATGAAAACAATATTGAAACCTACTTAATAAATCATCTAGACGTTGAAGATTTATATTTTGAATAAAACAAAAATTATAAACAAATGAAAAAATTTATACTCCCATTATTTGTGCTGTTACTATCATTAAGCACATTTGCCCAAAAAGGCAGAGATAAAATAAAAGCACTTAAAGTGTCTTTTATTACAGAAAGACTAGAATTAACTGAACAGGAAGCACAACAATTTTGGCCTATTTATAATGCTTATGATGATGTAACAATAAAAATCAAATTTTCTGATATTAGAAAAATTAGGCATGAAATAAAACAGGATATCGCTACCATGTCTAATGAAAGAGCTACTGAACTTTTAAATCAATTATCTGATTTAGAAAAAAAATTACACGATGAAGATACTAAGCTTATTAGCAAGCTCAAAAAAATAATATCTCCTAAAAAAATAATATTGCTAAAAATATCTGAAGAAGATTTTAAAAAGAAACTGTTTGAACATTTTAAACAAATGCGACAAAACCGTAAAAAACCAGAATAATAAAAGAGGAGCTATTTAGCTCCTCTTTTATTCTCTAAAAGTAAGTTTTGAAATCCTTTCTGCTCCAGAAGCATACGCCACAGAATCGTTTAAAAATCGAATACTATAAAAACGTTCATCGCTAATGTGCTTCCATAACTCACCAGAATCCATACTAAAATCGATACCGTTAAAACCAACAGCAACCAACTCATTCCCTTTTCTATTCGGAATATATTGCACACAACTTTTATAATTTGGAATTTGATTTTCAGCCACTAAAATCCAAGTTTTTCCACCATCTGTTGTTTTTATTTTATTAGTAGCATTTACATCTGGATTTGTATAATCGCCTCCAATAGCAAAACCGTTTTGTTCATCATAAAAATCAATGGAATAAATACCTTCGGTGGCTTTGTCTTGCACTATAGGTGTGTTTACAACGTCCCAAGACACCCCTTTATCTTCAGAAAAATACACATTGCCACTTGTAGTAGCTATCCATGTTTTATTTCCTAGTACTTTAATATTGGTATTACTTGCAGCAAAAGCACCTTCATCTGTCTCGGCTTTTGGCAAGTTCTCACATGGTAGTTTTTGCCATGTTTGCCCACTATCTCTTGTTATAATAATTGATAAACAGCCATTCGTACTATCGCCTACCGCAATACCTTCGTTATCATTCCAAAAAGTTATAGCATCATAAAAAACACCTGCCCCAGCTTCTTTATAAACCAGTTCCATTTTTCCTGTATCTCCAGTTTTGAATAATAAAGCGGGATTTTCAATACTTAGCATAAAAAAATCAGTACTTGTATGCGCAATCGCCCTAAAATGTAAGTTTAACGTATCATACTTTTGAACTGAGGTCTGCCACAATTTTGTCTTCGGATTATACAAGCCGAAAGCACCATTATTAGCTGCAAAAGCCAAACTCTTATCATTCAATATATCAATAGCTCGAATACTTAATAAGGAATCTTGTAAAATGGTTTCTACCGTAACAGACTTAATATTTCTAGAAATAAATTGATTTTCCTTTTTACAAGAAAAGAAAACTGTAATTAATAACAATAGCATAATGCGCTTCATAAATTTCAAATTTTTATAAAAATAGATAAGTCAAATGAATAAACAGATAAACGATTTAACAAATCAACATTTTAAACGTAACTTTGCAGCCTTATTTACACACGATGCGATTACACAGAAATTTATGCTTTGCAGTTATTGATGGTTTAACATTAATATTTAACGAAGGAAAGTATGCCGATAAAGTTATTCAACAACTCCTAAAACGTGATAAACGTTGGGGCGCTCGCGACCGCGGTTTTGTTGCCGAAACTACGTATGATATGGTACGTTGGAAACGTTTATATGCTGAAATTGCTGAAGTAAAAGAACCGTTTGACAGAGATAACCTGTGGCGTATGTTTGCTGTTTGGGCTACGCTGAAAGGTATTAAATTACCAGATTGGAAATATTTTGAAGGTACACCGTTACGTAAAATAAAAGGGCGTTTTGATGAACTTTCAAAAACCAGAAGATTTAAAGAATCTATTCCAGATTGGATGGATGAACTGGGTAGAAAAGAATTAGGCGATGCTATTTGGAGTAAAGAAATTGCAGCACTAAACGAACAAGCTGATGTTATTTTAAGAGTAAATACCCTTAAAACCACTAAAGAAAAACTACAAACAGAATTATTCGATTTAGATATTGAAACCGATTTTATAGATAACTACCCAAATGCGTTAAAATTAAGAGAACGTGCTAATGTATTTTCTACTGAAGCTTTTAAAAATGGCCATTTTGAAGTACAAGATGCTTCATCACAATTAGTAGCCGAATTTTTAAATGTAAAACCAGGTATGCGCGTGGTTGATGCTTGTGCAGGTGCTGGCGG
The nucleotide sequence above comes from Flavobacteriaceae bacterium HL-DH10. Encoded proteins:
- a CDS encoding ABC transporter ATP-binding protein, which codes for MNHFYNILKYAKPYKRFAIGHIISNVFFALFGTLSFVALKPMLDVIFKKEKIAPSIKPVFSSNIEFSKLGDFAEDYLAYQMNQFTGGDNSKALILVVGLIIVMFLLKNISGYLANYFLVFLRNGVIRDLRNKVYKQTVELPLSYFSEKRKGDILSRVTSDVLDLQYSFLSVLELIVREPLTIIFTITAMLIISVKLTLFVFVFIPIMGFIISKIGKSLKRKSDRVQKEQGTFLSTLEETLTGLRIIKGFNAEENFNGKFQESTMRFYHFSNKLLNRQNLASPTSEFLGICMIAVILWYGGNLVLTADPNLALDSSSFIIYMGLAYNILTPAKAISRGLYNIKKGGAAAERIQEIIDTPNPLKDIDNAIVKNSFDSEIEFKNISFKYQDEYVLKDFSLKIPKGKTVALVGQSGSGKSTIANLITRFYDVNKGNILIDGIDIRDLTTSSLRSQLGIVTQDAILFNDSIKNNLKLGKENATDEDVIDALKIANAWEFVKDLPKGIETNIGDSGNKLSGGQKQRLSIARAVLKSPPIMVLDEATSALDTESERLVQVALENMMKNRTSIVIAHRLSTIQNADEIVVLNKGEIVEQGKHNELIDKKGVYQKLVDMQSFE
- a CDS encoding RNA polymerase sigma factor, with amino-acid sequence MTDEVQLIEQLKSESQREQAFRVLITLYKERLYWHIRNIVKSHDDTDDVLQNTFIKIYKNIHNFKGDSKLFSWMYRIATNESITFINKNAKRLQTTNEEVQQLAINNLTSDVYFEGSEIQLKLQKAIATLPEKQQLVFNMKYFEDIKYKDMADILETSEGALKASYHIAVKKIEIYLTKD
- a CDS encoding oxidoreductase — protein: MKRIMLLLLITVFFSCKKENQFISRNIKSVTVETILQDSLLSIRAIDILNDKSLAFAANNGAFGLYNPKTKLWQTSVQKYDTLNLHFRAIAHTSTDFFMLSIENPALLFKTGDTGKMELVYKEAGAGVFYDAITFWNDNEGIAVGDSTNGCLSIIITRDSGQTWQKLPCENLPKAETDEGAFAASNTNIKVLGNKTWIATTSGNVYFSEDKGVSWDVVNTPIVQDKATEGIYSIDFYDEQNGFAIGGDYTNPDVNATNKIKTTDGGKTWILVAENQIPNYKSCVQYIPNRKGNELVAVGFNGIDFSMDSGELWKHISDERFYSIRFLNDSVAYASGAERISKLTFRE
- a CDS encoding RsmB/NOP family class I SAM-dependent RNA methyltransferase, translated to MRLHRNLCFAVIDGLTLIFNEGKYADKVIQQLLKRDKRWGARDRGFVAETTYDMVRWKRLYAEIAEVKEPFDRDNLWRMFAVWATLKGIKLPDWKYFEGTPLRKIKGRFDELSKTRRFKESIPDWMDELGRKELGDAIWSKEIAALNEQADVILRVNTLKTTKEKLQTELFDLDIETDFIDNYPNALKLRERANVFSTEAFKNGHFEVQDASSQLVAEFLNVKPGMRVVDACAGAGGKTLHIASLMENKGQIIAMDIYGNKLNELKRRAKRNGAHNIEPRVIESTKVIKKLYDKADRVLIDAPCSGLGVLRRNPDAKWKLQPDFIEKIKKTQQEILQQYSKMVKAGGQLVYATCSVLPSENQDQVETFLKSEAGENFTLVKDKKVLSHKSGFDGFYMALLERKA